One stretch of Rhizophagus irregularis chromosome 6, complete sequence DNA includes these proteins:
- a CDS encoding peroxiredoxin hyr1: MFRNLYRVFPSSVSASTTNTTLISLKLLKSNSNSLRRSSSSQTSSLKHSTMSAEVFYNLETPDIKKNPFNFSAWKGNVVLLVNVASKCGYTPQYSGLESLYNKYKDQGLVVAGLPCNQFGAQEPGTEEEIVSFCSATYNVTFPLFAKIDVNGENESPVYKYLKSQQPGDIKWNFEKFLIDKSGKVVKKYTSSVKPEEISSDIENLIKE, encoded by the exons atgtttcGTAATTTGTACCGAGTTTTTCCGAGTTCCGTATCAGCATCAACTACAAATACGACCCTGATCTCGCTGAAATTGTTgaaatcaaattcaaattctttacGTCGATCATCATCTTCACAAACTTCTTCTCTAAAACACTCTACAATGTCTGCTGAAGTATTTTATAACCTTGAAACCCctgatattaaaaagaatccTTTTAACTTTTCAGCTTGGAAAGGAAATGTTGTATTGCTCGTTAATGTAGCATCAAAATGTGGTTATACTCCACAATATTCTGGTCTTGAAagtctttataataaatataaagaccAAGGTTTAGTTGTCGCTGGTCTTCCTTGCAATCAATTTGGTGCTCAAGAACCAGGAACTGAAgaag aaattgtatCCTTCTGTTCCGCCACCTATAATGTTACCTTCCcattatttgcaaaaattgATGTTAATGGTGAAAATGAATCACCcgtttataaatatttaaaatctcAACAACCTGGTGATATTAAAtggaattttgaaaaattcttgATCGATAAAAGTGGTAaagttgttaaaaaatatacttctTCCGTTAAG CCTGAAGAAATCTCATCCGATATTGAAAACTTAATTAAGGAGTAA
- a CDS encoding Glucose-induced degradation complex subunit, translating into MSGNTGTSSHQSKKVVTKDDWVKKLEDVKIDKNDLNKLIMNYFVIEGYKDAAETFSQECGLLPSIDVDSIQDRMNIRNAIQNGNVEEAIERVNDLNPEILDTNPKLYFHLQQQRLIEYIREGKIAEALEFAQDELAPRGEENPEFLEELERTMALLAFDDTTVSPVGDLLHPSQRQRTASELNAAILTSQSQEKDPKLPNMLKMLFWAQDELDEKVLFPKMKNLVTAELVEVKNIKNYGNTAIRKIGRYSEMRY; encoded by the exons ATG tCAGGTAATACAGGGACATCCTCAcatcaatcaaaaaaagttgTGACTAAAGATGATTGGGTTAAGAAATTAGAAGAcgttaaaattgataaaaa tgatcttaataaacttataatgaattatttcgTGATCGAAGGATATAAAGACGCTGCCGAAACGTTCAGTCAAGAGTGTGGTCTATTACCAAGCATTGATGTTGATTCTATACAAGATCGTATGAATATTCGAAATGCCATACAAAATGGAAATGTTGAAGAAGCAATTGAACGtgtaaatgatttaaatcCAGAG ATATTGGATACAAatccaaaattatattttcatctCCAACAGCAACGATTAATAGAATATATTCGTGAAGGAAAAATAGCTGAAGCTTTAGAATTTGCTCAAGACGAATTGGCTCCTCGTGGAGAAGAAAAt CCAGAATTCTTAGAAGAACTGGAACGCACTATGGCATTATTAGCATTTGACGATACAACAGTTTCTCCCGTTGGTGATTTACTACATCCCTCACAACGTCAACGAACAGCGAGTGAATTAAATGCAGCAATCTTAACTTCACAAAGTCAAGAGAAAGATCCCAAATTACCGAACATGTTAAAAATGTTGTTCTGGGCTCAAGATGAATTGGATGAAAAGGTTTTATTTcctaaaatgaaaaatcttgTCACTGCGGAGCTGGTTGAAg ttaaaaatattaagaactACGGGAACACGGCCATTAGAAAAATTGGTAGATATTCAGAAATGcgttattaa